Proteins from one Methanobrevibacter sp. V74 genomic window:
- a CDS encoding transposase yields the protein MVLKDDNINQTMLVPMDLRNLIPEDHPCYFIKNVVDLIDCSKANQEFRGKPGEFAFNPRGLLLRLILMSVFDGGLSSREIERKTRTDIAYMYLAAMEKPSYRTIARFKVDYADLIDEAFKTTIKIAKENDLIKIHHLSLDGTKIKAKTSINKLTDENQIKIMKEHLEKSIELDQQEDDELGDESGNSVPESLTDKEKFKETVKEIQESSKNNKNKDKLRSSSLKIF from the coding sequence ATGGTTTTAAAAGATGATAATATAAATCAGACTATGTTGGTCCCTATGGACTTGCGAAATTTGATTCCTGAAGATCATCCTTGCTATTTTATTAAAAATGTGGTTGATTTAATTGATTGTTCGAAAGCAAACCAGGAATTTCGTGGAAAGCCTGGTGAATTTGCTTTTAATCCTCGAGGATTATTGCTCAGGCTCATTTTAATGAGCGTATTTGATGGAGGATTGTCTTCAAGAGAAATAGAAAGAAAAACAAGAACTGACATTGCATATATGTATCTTGCAGCAATGGAAAAACCATCCTATCGGACAATTGCGCGATTTAAAGTCGATTATGCTGATTTAATCGACGAAGCATTCAAAACAACCATCAAAATTGCAAAGGAAAATGATTTAATAAAAATCCATCATTTGAGCTTGGATGGAACTAAAATCAAAGCAAAAACATCAATTAATAAATTAACTGATGAAAACCAAATTAAAATCATGAAAGAACACCTTGAAAAAAGTATTGAACTTGATCAGCAAGAAGATGATGAACTCGGAGATGAATCTGGAAATTCAGTTCCAGAATCATTAACAGACAAAGAAAAATTCAAAGAAACAGTAAAAGAAATTCAAGAATCTTCTAAAAATAATAAAAACAAAGATAAATTGCGTTCTTCAAGTTTAAAAATCTTTTAA
- a CDS encoding PIN domain-containing protein, translating into MKYFVDSSFIVSLFKETDSNHKISKEHINIIDNNKCYITNGILLEVITILMKRTKNNKIVKLAYAYLLDNFIIVDEYDIKHYNDKVMELFLKYNNNNFKVSFVDCSSIIISNHYKLDHVVSFDKGFKLFNEIQLYQF; encoded by the coding sequence ATGAAATATTTTGTAGATTCATCATTCATTGTTTCACTATTCAAAGAAACGGATAGTAATCATAAGATATCTAAAGAACATATTAATATTATTGATAATAATAAATGTTATATCACTAATGGGATTTTACTTGAAGTTATAACAATCTTGATGAAAAGAACAAAAAATAATAAGATTGTTAAGCTTGCTTATGCTTATTTATTGGATAATTTCATTATAGTTGATGAATACGATATTAAACATTATAATGATAAAGTAATGGAATTATTTTTGAAATATAACAATAATAACTTCAAAGTTAGTTTTGTTGATTGTTCGAGCATTATCATTTCTAATCATTACAAATTGGATCATGTTGTTAGCTTTGATAAAGGTTTCAAACTATTCAATGAAATACAATTATATCAATTTTAG
- the rhuM gene encoding RhuM family protein: MNNEITNTLLYVSEEGAVAINVIIDSENETMWTTQKTMAELFNKNINTISKHLTKIFEDGELIKNEVTFNPNDSTNSEIVINPNAKTQPILYNLDVIISVGYRVNSKQATHFRRWTTSVLKEYMIKGFALDDELLKKGSRFGKDYFNELLERIREIRASERRFNQKLTDIYATSFDYNPNAEVSQEFFATVQNKLIYAVTGYTAAEIIKNRSDKTKINMGLTTWKNSPNGKILQYDVVISKNYLNKKEISTLNTLVDGFLTLAETRARTQTETKMADWKLLLDGYIDLSQLPKLMDKGKISALNARNHAIKEYKEFRLDQDKNYKSDFDKLIDDIKRIEGEQ, translated from the coding sequence ATGAATAATGAAATAACAAACACATTATTATATGTTAGTGAAGAAGGCGCAGTGGCAATTAATGTTATTATTGATTCAGAAAATGAAACAATGTGGACCACACAAAAAACAATGGCGGAATTATTCAATAAAAACATTAATACTATCAGTAAACATTTAACTAAAATATTTGAGGATGGAGAATTAATAAAAAATGAAGTAACCTTCAATCCAAACGATTCCACTAATAGTGAAATCGTTATTAATCCAAATGCAAAAACTCAACCAATACTATATAATTTAGATGTAATCATCTCAGTTGGATATCGTGTAAACAGCAAACAAGCAACACACTTTCGCAGATGGACTACAAGTGTATTAAAAGAATACATGATTAAAGGATTTGCTTTAGATGATGAACTATTAAAAAAAGGTTCAAGATTTGGTAAAGATTACTTCAATGAATTACTTGAAAGAATACGTGAAATAAGAGCATCAGAAAGAAGATTTAATCAAAAATTAACTGATATTTATGCAACAAGTTTTGATTATAATCCTAATGCTGAAGTTTCTCAAGAATTCTTCGCAACAGTACAAAATAAATTAATATATGCAGTCACAGGATACACTGCAGCAGAAATAATTAAAAATAGAAGTGATAAAACAAAAATCAATATGGGGTTAACAACATGGAAGAATTCCCCGAATGGTAAAATATTACAATATGATGTTGTAATCTCTAAAAATTATTTAAATAAAAAGGAAATAAGCACTTTAAACACTCTTGTAGATGGTTTTCTAACTTTAGCAGAAACAAGAGCCAGAACACAAACAGAAACAAAAATGGCTGACTGGAAATTATTACTGGACGGATATATTGATTTAAGCCAATTACCAAAATTAATGGACAAAGGAAAAATTTCAGCTTTAAATGCTCGAAACCATGCAATAAAAGAATATAAAGAATTCCGTTTAGATCAAGATAAAAATTATAAATCTGATTTCGATAAATTAATTGATGATATAAAAAGAATTGAAGGAGAACAATAA
- a CDS encoding cysteine peptidase family C39 domain-containing protein, translating to MKNEKFLIFFIILALFIGSVNAEDVDLEDSHIENETYVNDTVLNEKNQYENIDENESHVCSDDDLNSLELNTSGVVMSDNEYSCGAASFATVLNKMGINISLNESKDATKTTINGTTMNNIIYAAKTYNLTAYAINTNTANLKENFIVHMDIMGINHWSVVKEINNETIILADPNLGNFKYDLCEFNQYYTNQSVRLFQKLC from the coding sequence ATGAAAAATGAAAAATTTTTAATATTTTTTATAATATTAGCATTATTCATTGGAAGTGTGAATGCAGAGGATGTTGACCTTGAAGATTCACATATAGAAAATGAAACATATGTTAATGATACAGTTTTAAATGAAAAAAATCAATATGAAAATATAGATGAAAATGAAAGTCATGTTTGTTCTGATGATGATTTAAATTCATTGGAATTAAATACTTCTGGAGTAGTTATGTCCGATAATGAATATAGTTGTGGAGCAGCATCTTTTGCCACTGTATTAAATAAAATGGGAATTAATATTTCTTTAAACGAATCAAAGGATGCAACAAAAACAACTATTAATGGAACAACAATGAATAATATAATTTATGCTGCAAAAACTTATAATTTAACAGCATATGCCATTAATACAAATACAGCCAATCTAAAAGAAAATTTTATTGTTCATATGGACATAATGGGCATTAATCATTGGTCTGTTGTGAAAGAAATTAATAATGAAACAATAATTTTAGCAGACCCAAATTTAGGAAATTTTAAATATGATTTATGTGAATTTAACCAATATTACACTAATCAGTCAGTTAGGCTCTTTCAAAAACTTTGTTGA
- a CDS encoding AbrB/MazE/SpoVT family DNA-binding domain-containing protein, which yields MENIVASTKLYKNFQVAIPKEIRKKYDFDINNTMIDWSINKDNEIVLIPRKKITTKDILGIVKDKDKWNIDKEVYE from the coding sequence ATGGAAAATATAGTAGCAAGTACAAAATTATATAAAAATTTCCAAGTAGCTATTCCAAAAGAGATAAGAAAAAAATATGATTTTGATATTAATAATACAATGATTGATTGGAGCATCAACAAAGATAATGAAATTGTTCTTATTCCAAGAAAAAAAATCACTACAAAAGATATATTAGGCATTGTTAAAGATAAAGATAAATGGAATATTGATAAGGAAGTGTATGAATGA
- a CDS encoding transposase yields MQDYSNPSKIRMQRKMETEWAQKIYKKRSKTAELPFAHIKQNMKLHEFTTTGIKNTNTEFKLYTIGHNLKRIYNEINTKNN; encoded by the coding sequence ATTCAAGACTATAGCAACCCTTCCAAGATTAGAATGCAACGGAAAATGGAAACAGAATGGGCACAAAAAATCTACAAAAAACGATCAAAAACAGCAGAACTACCATTTGCACACATAAAACAAAACATGAAACTCCATGAATTCACAACAACCGGAATAAAAAACACAAATACAGAATTCAAATTATATACAATCGGACACAACCTAAAAAGAATATACAACGAAATAAACACTAAAAACAACTAA